tttctcccctcatTTCTCCCCTATTCCCCCCCCAGTTTTTCCCGCCATTTCTccgccattttccacccaaatttttccctcattttcccccaaatttcggggtctcccacaaccaaaaccgccccaaaaccccccaaaattttggggtccttacccgtttaaccccttcgtgcCCGCCACCCATCTCAGCCACGGCCCTGTGGTTGTCCTTGACGAGGCCGAAGGCCCCCAGCCCCTGGCGGTGCCCCTGCGCGCCCCCCACGCCCAGCGCGTACTTCTCGGCCGCCCTGAAGCCGGGCGTGCCCTTGCGCGTCCCCCGCCACGACCCCTCCCCAGTTTCGGCTCTCGGCGACGCCCCGGGCCCGGGCGGCCATGGAGGCCACGCCGCTGCAGCGGCCCAGGACGTTGAGGGCCGTGCGCTCGGCCAGGAGCAGCCCGGAAACGGGGCCGCGAACCTCGGccagcagcgcccggcccgggcccAGCCGGGAACCTTCGGGAACCTTCCAGAGCACGGAGCAGCCCGACAGCGCGAACACCGCCTCGGCGAACGGGCAGCCGGCCAGCACCCCGAAaaatgggggggttttggggttaaatgcgggggttttggggttaaatccgGCGGTTTCGGGGTTAAATGCGGGGGTTTCGGGGTTTTTGACGAGGATGTGGGCGCGGATCTCGGCGTTCCCCAGCGGCGCCACGGTGGGGTCGGGCCAGGGCGCGTCCTCGTCCAGCCAGGAGCGCGCCAGGGCCCGCAGgcggtgcgggggagggggggggcggCCAGGGGGTCCCCGAAGGGTTCGGGGGTCCCGCGGGGTTCGGGGGCGCAGAGCCGGACATGGTGCGGAGAGACctggggagagagaaagggaattAGGGGGAGGATATTGGGGTCCttggggggcattttgggggtcttgggggtctctgtgaggattttgggggtcccaggagggtccttgagggggttttggggtccccattgggatctatggggagatttttgggtctgggggcgattttgggggtcccaggaaggtcccggaggggctttggggttcttaggggggtcctggaggggatttgggggtgtggggagggggcttggggggattttggggtcccagggacgTCTTTGGGGGtccttgagggggttttggggtcccaggggggtccttgagggggttttggggtctccatTGGGACCTctgtggagattttggggtctgggggggattttggggtgtggggagggggttttggggagatttggggggtccttggggggattttggggtcccaggaggggatttggggtaatggggagggggcttggaggggttaatggggtcccaggggagattttggggtccccattgggatttatggggagatttttgggtctgggggggattttggggatcccaggaGGGTCCTTGGGGGAATTTCGGGGTCCCCCTTGgtgtttttggggaggttttgggtctgggggggattctggggctccctggggggatttgggggtgctcaagaggaaatttggggtcgggtttgggggatttgggcaaATTCAGGGCCgatttttgccccttttttcccattttagggatttttagaccattttgtgtcaatttttgccaattttgtgccgatattttcccctttttttctggttttggggcttttggggcgattttgtgtcaatttttgccaattttgtgccaatttttgccccttttctcccattttagggatttttagacaattttgtgtcaattttggTCAATTTCATGccgttttttccccctttttttctggttttggggcaattttgtgtcaatttttgccaatttggtgctgattttttccctttaatttctgcttttggggctttttagccgattttgtgtcaatttttgtcaattttgtgccgattttcccctttttttcccatttgagggatttttagatcattttgtgtcaatttttgtccattttgtgccgtttcccccccctttttttctggttttggggcttttggggcgattttttgtaaatttttgccaattttgtgccgattttcccccttttttttccgaTTTTGGGCCAATTTCTgctgattttgtgtaattttagCCAATTTTATGCCAATTTTTCCCGTTTTTGCACTGATTTTCCCCCTTATTTCTGGTTTTGGGGCAATTTCTGCTGATTTTGGGCAATTTAAGCCGACCTTATgtcattttttgccatttttgtatcgatttccccccttttttttccttttagggatttttggattATTTCGTGACCATTTGAGTCAATTTAGTGCCGATTTTCGCCCTTTTttcaaattttggggatttaaaaataatttcgtGTCAATTTTTGCCACTTTTGTGCcaactttcctccttttttcctgattttgggCAATTTAGGGCGATTTTGAGTAATTTTAGCTGATTTAGTGCCGATTTTTCCCGATTTTGTGTATTTTGGGAAtgtttggggtgattttgtgtcaatttttgccaatttggtgtcgatttttccccttctttcccgTTTTGGGCCGATTTCTGCTGATTTTGTATAATTTCAGCCGATTTTGTGGCAATTTTCGCCAATTCTGcgccgattttcccccttttttctggttttgggccgatttctgctgattttgggttattttagccgattttatgccaattttgtgcccatttccgcccttttttccattttagggGTTTTTAGACAATTTAGTGCCGATTTTTgctcttttcttcccattttagggatttttgatGATTTTGaaccaattttgtgccgatttttccccttttttcccgtTTTGGGCCGATTTCCGCTGATTTTGGGTAATTTGtgtaatttcagccgattttgtgccgattttggcCCTTTTTGCCCCAAATCCCGCGGTCCAGGGGCCGTTttgggcccggccccgccccctcccccgcccctccccctcccctcccccgcccctccccctcccctcccccgcccctccccctcccctcccccgcccctcccccactcaCCGGGCGCGCGCCGGGCCCGAATGAGGCCCCGGGGGGGGGGAATCTTACCCGGAGGGGCGGGGCCACAGcgcgggcgctgattggctgccgctGCTGATTGGCTgccggcgctgattggctgccacgcgcagccaaaaaaaaaataaaaaatccgaaaaaaacccaaaaataaacccggaagtgtttgggggggggggaggggaaattgggaaaaaaatgggggaaaattgggaaaaattagaTTTGGggtcattggggggacattggggacaatgagaaaaaaatgggaaaaatggggggaaaagttgacaaaaattggggaaaattgggaaaaatgagatttggggacattggggacaatgagaaggaaatgggaaaaactgggggaaaaattggggaatatttagaaaaatgaaatttggggacattggggaaatttggggggaaatttagaaaaatgagatttggggacattgggggcacattgggaagaatgagaaaaaaatggggaaaattgggggaaaaatgggggaaaaaatgggggaaaatggggaaaattggggaaaatgagatttggggacattggggaaaaattgaggaaaatttggagaaatgagttttggggacattggggacaatgagaaaaaaaatggggaaattgggggaaaatggagaaaaattggggaaaatttagaaaaatgagatttggggacattgggggaaaaattgggggaaaattggggggaaaatgggggaaaatggggaaaattggggaaaatgagatttggggacattggggacaatgggggaaaattggggggaaattggggaaaatttagaaaaatgagatttggggacattggagaaaaaatggggaaaatttgggaaaaaattgggggaaaattggtaaaaatgggataattggggggaaattggggaaaatgagatttggggacattgggatcattgggggaaaatggggggaaattgggaaaaaagagatttggggacattggggacactggggggacattggggaaatttggggccaaattgggaaaaatgagattggggggattggggaaaaattgggggaaaatttgaaaaaatgagatttgggaacattgcggacattgg
The sequence above is drawn from the Melospiza melodia melodia isolate bMelMel2 unplaced genomic scaffold, bMelMel2.pri scaffold_28, whole genome shotgun sequence genome and encodes:
- the LOC134433898 gene encoding LOW QUALITY PROTEIN: nicotinate-nucleotide pyrophosphorylase [carboxylating]-like (The sequence of the model RefSeq protein was modified relative to this genomic sequence to represent the inferred CDS: deleted 3 bases in 2 codons); amino-acid sequence: MALGVYNAPFRDCLSAPCPALRPRTPRDPRTLRGPPGRPPPPPHRLRALARSWLDEDAPWPDPTVAPLGNAEIRAHILVKNPETPAFNPETAGFNPKTPAFNPKTPPFFGVLAGCPFAEAVFALSGCSVLWKVPEGSRLGPGRALLAEVRGPVSGLLLAERTALNVLGRCSGVASMAARARGVAESRNWGGVVAGTRKGTPGFRAAEKYALGVGGAQGHRQGLGAFGLVKDNHRAVAEMGGGHEGLIVGARRAGGFTRKLGVECTSAKQALEAAKAGADVILLDNLSPEALHAAAARVKAAHPRVLVEASGGIGLESLGSFLGPHVDVVSMGCLTHSAPALDCALKVVGMGDGAEEK